A genomic segment from Lemur catta isolate mLemCat1 chromosome 9, mLemCat1.pri, whole genome shotgun sequence encodes:
- the LOC123644530 gene encoding protein S100-A10-like produces the protein MPSQMEHAMETMMFTFHKFAGDKGFLTKDDLRVLKEKEFPGFLENQKDPLALDKIMKDLDQCRDGKVGFQSFFSLIAGLTIACNDYFVVHMKQKGKK, from the coding sequence ATGCCATCTCAAATGGAACATGCCATGGAAACCATGATGTTTACGTTTCACAAATTTGCTGGGGATAAAGGCTTCTTAACAAAGGATGACCTAAGAGTACTCAAGGAAAAGGAGTTCCCTGGATTTTTGGAAAATCAAAAAGACCCTCTGGCCTTGGACAAAATAATGAAGGACCTGGACCAGTGCCGAGATGGCAAAGTGGGCTTCCAGAGCTTCTTTTCCCTAATTGCAGGCCTCACCATTGCGTGCAACGACTATTTTGTAGTACACatgaagcagaaaggaaagaagtag